Proteins encoded together in one Anguilla anguilla isolate fAngAng1 chromosome 9, fAngAng1.pri, whole genome shotgun sequence window:
- the mis12 gene encoding protein MIS12 homolog, which produces MKLNCCTGRIPVQINGRENQKMAECANEVEPLCPESLKLYEAQFFGFTPQTCMLRVYSAFQDSLYDILTTVEAVFVKKLGGADPRPELCQQARECTEKLLKFLQERIQRLSSRMETLLVNNVLSIPRNVLLPADQPHKKYPQGVEQLLKLETELAELQQSYQAEVCAKQALLAELEEQREVQKQLDGLMKWIGELRFTWMQGGMGSLQDSFAFMTQTVQNLQDTMKEISRKSKGLEDM; this is translated from the exons ATGAAGTTGAATTGCTGCACAGGCAGGATTCCAGTACAGATTAATGGGCGGGAGAACCAGAAAATGGCGGAGTGCGCAAATGAAG TGGAGCCGCTGTGTCCAGAGTCGCTGAAGTTATACGAGGCTCAGTTCTTTGGCTTTACCCCACAGACTTGTATGCTGAGAGTGTACAGCGCTTTCCAGGACTCCCTGTATGACATTTTGACCACCGTTGAAGCAGTTTTTGTTAAGAAGCTAGGCGGGGCAGATCCACGGCCGGAGTTGTGTCAGCAAGCCAGAGAATGCACCGAGAAGTTACTCAAATTCCTGCAGGAACGCATTCAGCGTCTCTCCAGTCGTATGGAGACCCTGCTCGTGAACAACGTCCTGTCCATTCCCCGTAACGTGCTTCTGCCCGCGGACCAACCACACAAGAAGTACCCCCAAGGCGTCGAACAGCTTCTAAAGTTGGAAACTGAGCTGGCAGAACTGCAGCAGTCCTACCAGGCTGAGGTGTGTGCCAAGCAGGCCTTGCTGGCAGAActagaggagcagagagaggtgCAGAAACAGCTTGACGGCTTGATGAAGTGGATCGGTGAGCTGCGCTTTACCTGGATGCAGGGCGGCATGGGTAGCCTCCAAGACAGCTTCGCCTTCATGACACAGACAGTCCAAAATTTGCAGGACACAATGAAAGAAATTTCCAGAAAAAGCAAAGGACTAGAAGACATGTGA
- the ift22 gene encoding intraflagellar transport protein 22 homolog — MFKAKILIIGPSECGKTVLSNFLSDTVETIGGDYSPTQGVRILEFESQTLSGSGKNVACEVELWDCAGDLRFESCWPALMKDSNGVAIVFNPDVPSHLKEAEMWHSSFISSQGLQDSQCLLMAHHKPGSAADNGRPVLSSQLSKLPLIHSNLEEDPEEVRQEFHRYLGSIVKTLSESREREEMSIIT, encoded by the exons ATGTTCAAAGCAAAAATACTAATTATTGGACCAAGTGAG TGTGGGAAGACGGTGCTGTCCAATTTTCTCTCGGACACTGTTGAAACAATAGGAGGGGACTACAGCCCGACGCAAGGTGTCAG GATCCTGGAGTTTGAATCGCAGACTTTGAGTGGCAGTGGGAAAAACGTGGCTTGTGAGGTGGAGCTCTGGGACTGTGCTGGAGACTTAAG GTTTGAGTCCTGCTGGCCAGCTTTAATGAAGGATTCCAACGGAGTGGCCATCGTTTTTAACCCAGATGTGCCCAGCCATTTGAAGGAAGCGGAGATGTGGCATTCCTCATTCATCTCCTCACAAGGTTTACAGGACAGCCAGTGTCTGCTAATGGCGCATCACAAACCAGGCAGTGCGGCTGACAACGGACGACCAGTTCTAT CATCACAGCTGAGCAAGCTGCCCCTGATTCACTCAAACCTAGAGGAGGATCCAGAGGAGGTGCGGCAGGAGTTTCACAGATACCTGGGGTCAATTGTGAAGACACTGTCAGAAAGCAGGGAGCGTGAGGAGATGTCAATAATCACGTGA